In Silene latifolia isolate original U9 population chromosome X, ASM4854445v1, whole genome shotgun sequence, the following proteins share a genomic window:
- the LOC141617319 gene encoding uncharacterized protein LOC141617319, whose protein sequence is MACVSSTSFSIALNDHLHGFFHGKRDDLFLFCKGDVKPIFIIMETFKRFSSTSGLKINSEKSDFYCNGMSQYVVQRVLQDDLFLFCKGDVKPIFIIMETFKRFSSTSGLKINSEKSDFYCNGMSQYVVQRVLQGTGFKKRELPFK, encoded by the exons ATGGCTTGTGTCAGTAGCACTTCTTTCTCCATTGCTCTTAATGACCACCTTCATGGTTTTTTTCATGGTAAACGAG atgatctatTTTTGTTCTGCAAAGGGGATGTCAAACCTATATTCATTATCATGGAAACGTTTAAGAGATTTTCTTCTACATCTGGCCTGAAAATTAATTCtgaaaaatctgatttttattgCAATGGCATGAGCCAGTATGTGGTCCAGAGAGTGCTCCAGG atgatctgtTTTTGTTCTGCAAAGGGGATGTCAAACCTATATTCATTATCATGGAAACGTTTAAGAGATTTTCTTCTACATCTGGCCTGAAAATTAATTCTGAAAAATCTGATTTCTATTGCAATGGCATGAGCCAGTATGTGGTCCAGAGAGTGCTCCAGGGTACTGGATTCAAGAAAAGGGAGCTTCCATTTAAATAG